One window of Saccharomyces kudriavzevii IFO 1802 strain IFO1802 genome assembly, chromosome: 10 genomic DNA carries:
- the SKDI10G1090 gene encoding uncharacterized protein (similar to Saccharomyces cerevisiae PRM10 (YJL108C); ancestral locus Anc_1.254) — translation MVGINEKANPSGSSSQIGSSKQSRSSLDLDSNSNYRTPNNSDDEIKSSSLSKNQHNFVTGPGATKKDNKNVRFTGSADGAESDAPSSFSETSENSKSTDEQDEGEDKPRRRKRKARVSFTHLRNNGEDGDDETFIKRIINNLTGNQGGLVPGLAPMPSDKEGNKNDLENNLNEEIPLSDLADASKIVDVHEGDNKEKLDALKLENDIISTSDGDTLGSSSKNSFLAPAVDHFDDYAENDSSDNEGFIQASTYVPPPPQVKSGVLGSLLKLYQNDDLNGSSIYSESQAPTTDEECFASEAAERKNLPAAKRSRLQNLRGKAKKSKIPRLKKRLKTEAKITVHIADLLQRHRFILRMCRALMMYGAPTHRLEEYMIMTSRVLEIDGQFLYLPGCMIVSFGDATTRTSEVQLVRCNQGLNLWKLHQVHAVYKRVVHDTLGADEGNALLDQILADTNLYPPWVCVLLYAFCSAMVTPYAFGGDWVNLAISFFMGLCVGSLQFILSQKSNMYSNVFEISASIVVSFCGRAFGSIPRSNICFGAVTQGSLALILPGYIILCGALELQSRSMVAGAVRMFYAIIYSLFLGFGITLGSALFGWMYHNATNEISCPQLISPWFRFLFVPAFTISISLLNQAHISQLPVMVFISCSGYVVTYWAGQYFKNSTEFTAALAAFVIGVLGNLYSRIWQGLAVSAMLPAIFVQVPSGIASQNSLLSGLQNANKIVNTIVNGSVTATTSTSDPSSSMSFGMTMIQVCVGISVGLFASSLFVYPFGKKKTGLFSL, via the coding sequence atggtcGGTATAAACGAAAAAGCAAATCCGTCAGGGTCCAGTTCTCAAATAGGGAGCTCGAAGCAAAGTCGATCGAGCTTAGATCTTGATAGTAATAGCAACTATCGAACCCCCAACAattcagatgatgaaattaaGAGCAGCTCATTAAGTAAAAATCAGCACAATTTCGTAACGGGTCCGGGTGctacaaaaaaagataacaAGAATGTAAGATTTACTGGTAGTGCGGATGGCGCAGAAAGCGATGCTCCTTCAAGCTTTTCAGAAACAAGCGAGAATTCCAAGAGTACGGATGAGCAAGATGAAGGGGAAGATAAACCACGCCGCCGTAAGAGGAAGGCTAGAGTATCCTTCACGCATTTGAGAAACAACGGTGAGGATGGGGATGATGAGACATTCAttaaaagaataataaacaaTTTGACCGGTAATCAAGGAGGTTTGGTCCCTGGACTAGCACCAATGCCTTCAGATAAAGAGGGCAATAAGAACGACTTAGAAAACAATCTTAATGAGGAAATTCCCTTATCAGATCTGGCTGATGCATCCAAAATCGTAGATGTGCACGAGGGAgacaacaaagaaaaattagatGCACTCAAGCTAGAAAATGATATAATATCGACTTCGGATGGTGATACATTAGGTTCTAGTTCAAAAAACTCATTCCTAGCACCTGCAGTAGATCATTTTGACGATTATGCCGAAAACGACTCATCTGATAATGAGGGTTTCATTCAAGCTTCTACATACGTACCTCCTCCACCTCAGGTGAAAAGTGGCGTGCTAGGGTCGTTATTGAAGCTATATCAAAATGACGACTTAAATGGAAGCTCTATTTATTCAGAATCGCAAGCTCCAACGACAGACGAAGAATGTTTCGCTTCCGAAGCTGCCGAAAGGAAGAACTTGCCAGCTGCCAAACGCAGCAGATTGCAAAACTTAAGAGGTAAAGctaaaaaaagcaaaatacccagattgaaaaaaaggctTAAGACTGAAGCAAAAATTACTGTTCATATTGCAGATCTTCTACAAAGACACCGTTTCATCCTGCGTATGTGTAGGGCTCTTATGATGTATGGGGCCCCCACGCATAGACTAGAAGAATATATGATTATGACTTCGAGAGTTCTTGAAATAGACGGACAGTTCCTGTATCTTCCGGGCTGTATGATTGTCTCCTTCGGCGATGCCACAACAAGAACTTCTGAAGTTCAGCTGGTTAGATGTAATCAGGGCTTGAATCTTTGGAAACTGCATCAAGTACACGCCGTTTACAAGAGAGTGGTCCATGATACCTTGGGTGCTGATGAAGGTAACGCCTTACTTGACCAAATATTGGCTGACACGAACTTATATCCACCTTGGGTATGTGTCCTCTTATATGCATTTTGTTCTGCTATGGTCACTCCGTATGCATTCGGTGGTGATTGGGTAAATCTGGCGATCTCGTTCTTCATGGGCCTTTGTGTAGGATCTTTGCAATTTATTCTATCACAAAAATCCAACATGTATTCGAACGTTTTCGAAATTTCTGCATCTATAGTGGTTAGTTTCTGCGGTAGAGCTTTCGGCTCTATCCCTCGCTCCAACATCTGCTTTGGTGCTGTTACACAAGGTTCCTTGGCATTGATTCTTCCAGGTTACATTATATTATGCGGTGCTCTAGAGTTACAAAGTCGGAGTATGGTTGCCGGCGCAGTGCGTATGTTTTACGCCATTATTTATTCCTTGTTTTTGGGCTTTGGTATAACGCTGGGTTCAGCTTTATTTGGGTGGATGTATCACAATGCTACTAACGAAATTTCATGCCCTCAATTAATCTCTCCGTGGTTTAGGTTCCTCTTTGTTCCTGCATTTACTATAAGTATCTCCTTATTAAACCAGGCACACATATCACAGTTGCCCGTTATGGTTTTCATTTCCTGTAGTGGTTATGTCGTAACATATTGGGCCGGTCAGTACTTTAAAAATTCCACAGAATTTACTGCTGCTTTGGCTGCATTCGTTATCGGTGTTTTGGGTAACTTATATTCTAGAATTTGGCAAGGTTTAGCAGTGTCGGCTATGTTGCCTGCAATCTTCGTTCAAGTGCCGTCTGGTATTGCTTCACAAAATTCTCTGCTTTCTGGGTTACAGAATGCAAATAAAATTGTCAACACAATTGTTAATGGCAGTGTTACCGCCACAACAAGTACATCCGATCCTTCATCTTCCATGTCATTCGGTATGACAATGATTCAAGTTTGCGTCGGTATTTCTGTAGGATTATTTGCCTCCTCACTTTTCGTTTACCCCTTtggtaaaaagaaaaccgGTCTCTTCAGTTTATAG
- the IME2 gene encoding protein kinase IME2 (similar to Saccharomyces cerevisiae IME2 (YJL106W); ancestral locus Anc_1.255) — protein MVEKRCRQSSSSGSEFSIPPDVDNPPLSIPLKTLSDRYQLIEKLGAGSFGCVTLAKAQFPLSNILGRQQQDVRGTLMDQPENGHQNYVTKTQGVVAIKTMMTKLHTLQDYTRVREVKFILAIPANDHLIQIFEVFIDSENYQLHIVMECMEQNLYQMMKHRRRRVFSIPSLKSILSQILAGLRHIHQHNFFHRDLKPENILITPSTQYFEKEYMNQIGYQDNYVIKLADFGLARHVENKNPYTAYVSTRWYRSPEILLRSGYYSKPLDIWAFGCVAVEVTVFRALFPGANEIDQIWKILEVLGTPIKSPDTSSANHIVTPPPGGFWDDAGNLVHKLNLKLPYVEGSSLDHLLSSSQLSDLSDVVKKCLRWDPSERATAQELCEMPFFESTVASQIDTRTDITNTEQALIFAGINPVAANTKPLYFNSAAKLPVEAESHGIDLSNNNKNSQAMPSPTINQEKLTLVEFLNEFVEEDNDDHSIPDVGTDSTISDSIDETELSKEIRNNLALCQLPAEEVLDHSLSNIRQLTNDIEIINKDEADNMEQLFFDLEIPEQDEFHKRQPFNEHADIDEDVVLPYVNNSNYTHTDKSYHKGSTFLGDASLGDSFNSMPDFTPRNFLIPTLNKSQEKFETHLSNPNQHFGNVTF, from the coding sequence ATGGTTGAAAAACGTTGTAGGCAAAGTTCCAGTAGTGGTTCAGAATTTAGTATTCCGCCTGATGTCGATAACCCACCCCTTTCTATCCCTCTGAAAACTTTATCTGACAGATATCAACTGATCGAAAAATTGGGTGCAGGATCATTTGGTTGCGTAACCTTGGCCAAGGCACAATTCCCTTTGTCGAATATATTGGGTAGACAACAGCAAGACGTAAGGGGCACTTTAATGGACCAGCCTGAAAATGGGCACCAAAACTATGTAACTAAGACACAGGGTGTTGTGGCCATAaagacgatgatgacaaAATTGCACACACTACAAGATTACACCAGGGTTCGAGAAGTTAAGTTTATCCTGGCTATCCCAGCAAATGATCATCTGatacaaatttttgaagttttcattGATTCTGAAAATTATCAGCTACATATTGTAATGGAATGTATGGAACAGAACTTGTATCAAATGATGAAACATAGAAGACGTCGAGTTTTTTCCATTCCTTCCTTAAAATCTATCCTATCGCAAATATTGGCTGGGTTAAGGCACATTCATCAACACAATTTCTTCCACAGAGATCTAAAGCCTGAGAATATTCTCATCACACCAAGTACCCagtattttgaaaaggagTATATGAACCAGATAGGATACCAAGATAATTATGTTATCAAACTGGCAGACTTTGGCTTAGCGCGTCACGtcgaaaacaaaaaccCATATACCGCCTACGTTTCCACAAGGTGGTATAGGTCACCTGAAATATTGTTAAGAAGTGGATACTACTCCAAACCCTTGGACATTTGGGCGTTCGGGTGCGTGGCAGTGGAAGTGACTGTTTTCAGAGCTCTTTTCCCCGGCGCTAATGAAATAGATCAGATCTggaaaattcttgaagttCTTGGTACACCTATCAAAAGTCCTGACACTAGTAGTGCCAATCATATAGTTACTCCACCGCCTGGTGGGTTTTGGGACGATGCCGGTAACTTGGTTCATAAATTGAACCTGAAACTACCTTATGTGGAGGGTTCTTCGTTGGATCATCTGCTTTCCAGTTCCCAATTATCTGATTTGTCCGATGTTGTCAAAAAGTGTTTGAGATGGGATCCTAGTGAGAGAGCGACGGCTCAAGAGCTTTGTGAAatgccattttttgaaagtacTGTGGCATCTCAAATAGATACGAGAACGGATATAACTAACACAGAACAAGCACTGATTTTTGCAGGGATAAACCCAGTGGCAGCAAACACAAAGCCATTATACTTTAATTCTGCAGCCAAATTACCAGTTGAAGCGGAGTCTCATGGTATCGACCTCAGcaataacaataagaaTTCTCAAGCAATGCCCTCACCAACTataaatcaagaaaaactaaCCTTGGTGGAATTTTTAAACGAGTtcgttgaagaagataatgatgatcACTCTATACCTGACGTGGGTACAGATTCCACTATCTCAGATTCTATTGATGAGACCGAGTTATCAAAGGAAATCCGTAACAATCTAGCCCTTTGTCAATTACCAGCTGAAGAAGTCTTGGATCATTCGTTGTCGAATATTAGACAGTTGACAAATGATATTGAGATTATAAATAAAGATGAAGCGGACAATATGGAACAGTTATTTTTTGACTTAGAGATTCCCGAACAAGATGAATTTCACAAAAGGCAACCGTTTAATGAACACGCcgatattgatgaagatgtcgTCCTACCATATGTAAACAACTCGAATTATACACATACGGATAAGTCATATCATAAGGGTAGTACTTTTTTGGGTGATGCATCCTTAGGCGATTCATTCAATTCAATGCCAGATTTTActccaagaaatttcttgataCCTACATTAAACAAATCACAGGAAAAGTTTGAGACCCATTTATCAAATCCAAATCAGCATTTTGGGAATGTAACCTTTTAG
- the SET4 gene encoding Set4p (similar to Saccharomyces cerevisiae SET4 (YJL105W) and SET3 (YKR029C); ancestral locus Anc_1.256) gives MTSPDSVRSRQARQGRSCSTTDKVISRSSSYSSNSSMSKDYSDHTPLSISSAASETLASPQYMPIRTFHTMATAGPTPMHLLQNERSILSHHPSSGSSKAISSNKRGIAAAVALATAATIPFPLKRQNQDESSKAPATRNEVTRQSKAVLPLLTEGNKPRNNCICGSDEPKDELFIQCNKCKTWQHKLCYAFKKSDPIKRGFVCKRCDSKTELQANQVKPMIFPRKIGDQRLFQFSSIVTTSILNAEQQQQQSVNSIEVQPKKRQIDTASTNILNENSDSMRKKTKHEKPVTSTHFLRPLLNEINSSKETKFKLITTSEYRDKYVKMFIDSHYDDDWVVCSDWESSRSVNMDVKKSSNKKDLGVFISNSCARGQIIQEYLGRIDFQKNYQTNASNDYRLMGTTKPKVLFHPHWPLFIDSREVGGVTRYIRRSCEPNVELITVRPLNEKPREDNDCRVKFVLRAKRDIEKGEEMSLKWQWDLRNPIWEIINASKDLESLPDIDKFWLMGSIKAILTNCDCACGYLGQNCPITKIKKFSEEFMKNTKESLSNKSYFNTIMHNCKPQMKF, from the coding sequence ATGACTTCGCCGGATTCAGTACGTTCTCGTCAGGCAAGACAAGGAAGATCTTGCTCAACCACAGACAAAGTTATATCACGGTCATCGTCGTATTCATCGAACAGCTCAATGTCTAAGGACTATAGTGACCATACACCTTTGTCCATAAGCAGTGCAGCTTCAGAAACACTGGCCTCTCCCCAATATATGCCTATAAGGACATTCCATACAATGGCCACAGCGGGCCCAACACCTATGCATTTGcttcaaaatgaaagaagtATTTTGAGCCATCATCCTTCATCGGGCTCATCTAAAGCaatatcttcaaataaaagaGGTATAGCAGCAGCCGTAGCCCTGGCAACAGCAGCCACCATACCGTTCCCACTAAAAAGGCAAAATCAAGACGAAAGCTCTAAAGCCCCGGCCACCCGCAACGAAGTGACACGACAAAGTAAGGCTGTACTTCCATTGCTTACGGAAGGTAACAAACCTAGAAATAATTGTATCTGCGGCTCAGATGAACCTAAGGATGAGTTGTTTATACAGTGTAACAAGTGCAAAACATGGCAGCACAAACTGTGCTACgcattcaagaaatctgATCCAATAAAAAGAGGCTTCGTTTGCAAAAGATGTGACAGTAAGACAGAACTACAGGCTAATCAAGTGAAACCAATGATATTTCCTAGAAAAATAGGAGATCAGAGGctgtttcaattttcatcTATAGTGACAACCTCGATTTTGAACGCggagcagcagcagcagcaatcAGTGAACAGCATAGAGGTACAACCCAAGAAACGTCAAATTGATACTGCTTCAACAAATATATTGAACGAGAATAGCGATAGTATGCGGAAAAAAACTAAGCATGAAAAGCCGGTAACATCGACACATTTTCTAAGACCGTTGTTGAATGAAATAAACTCTTCGAAGGAGACGAAATTTAAACTCATAACAACATCAGAGTATAGGGATAAATACGTCAAGATGTTTATCGATAGCCATTACGATGACGACTGGGTCGTCTGCTCTGACTGGGAGAGCTCCAGATCAGTGAATATGGATGTGAAAAAGtcttcaaacaaaaaagatttAGGCGTGTTCATTTCAAACTCTTGCGCTAGAGGTCAGATAATTCAGGAATATTTGGGAAGAATtgactttcaaaaaaattatcagacaAACGCAAGTAACGATTATCGTTTAATGGGAACAACAAAACCAAAAGTCCTATTCCACCCACATTGGCCTTTATTTATAGACTCTCGTGAAGTGGGTGGAGTAACAAGGTACATAAGAAGGAGCTGTGAGCCTAACGTAGAATTAATAACGGTAAGACCGCTCAACGAAAAACCGAGGGAAGATAATGACTGTAGAGTTAAATTTGTCCTGAGAGCCAAGAgagatattgaaaaggGAGAAGAAATGAGTCTCAAATGGCAATGGGACTTGAGAAATCCTATTTGGGAGATAATAAATGCATCTAAGGACCTGGAGTCCCTACCGgatattgataaattttggTTGATGGGTTCTATAAAAGCCATTTTAACTAATTGTGATTGCGCATGCGGGTACTTAGGTCAAAATTGCCCTATAactaaaatcaaaaagttcTCTGAAGAATTTATGAAAAATACGAAGGAATCCCTCTCTAATAAATCCTACTTTAATACAATAATGCACAATTGTAAGCCacaaatgaaattttaa
- the PAM16 gene encoding import motor complex subunit PAM16 (similar to Saccharomyces cerevisiae PAM16 (YJL104W); ancestral locus Anc_1.257) — MAHRAFIQVIITGTQVFGKAFAEAYRQAASQSVKQGATNATRRGTGKGEYGGITLDESCKILNVEEGKGDLNMDKVNDRFKYLFEVNDKEKGGSFYLQSKVYRAAERLKWELAQRDKQAGAKAGGDTSTAKPSSNSTSSPGGHKDASPNE, encoded by the coding sequence ATGGCTCACAGGGCTTTTATACAAGTTATAATCACGGGAACTCAAGTTTTTGGTAAAGCATTTGCTGAGGCGTATAGACAAGCGGCTTCACAATCAGTGAAACAAGGTGCTACTAATGCCACAAGAAGGGGAACAGGGAAAGGTGAATATGGAGGCATTACGTTAGATGAAAGTTGTAAAATCTTaaatgttgaagaaggcaAGGGCGATTTAAACATGGACAAAGTTAATGACAGATTTAAGTATTTATTTGAAGtcaatgataaagaaaaaggtgGGAGTTTCTATTTACAGAGCAAGGTGTATCGAGCAGCAGAAAGATTGAAATGGGAATTGGCTCAAAGGGATAAACAGGCTGGCGCAAAAGCAGGAGGGGACACTTCAACGGCGAAACCTTCTTCGAATTCAACAAGTTCACCAGGTGGACATAAAGATGCAAGTCCCAATGAATag
- the GSM1 gene encoding Gsm1p (similar to Saccharomyces cerevisiae GSM1 (YJL103C); ancestral locus Anc_1.260), whose protein sequence is MTKKLPSELKQTRKSIQTACEFCHTKHIQCDVGRPCQNCLKRGIENFCRDKKRKSRKRVEKHRIQMQPSSVKSQAVHSVPSKTVSPSSVHLEFKAPPLVEQRDLLPSDVSKLRNTPSHSTNIQYTYNINDNVQSNEFIPRITNFNTNDGQTASEDISNNTSAPQPVHLVNDPLIPTIRKSTLNLKSHFLEQHKAMQQPLAAACMVTTTNIPVHPEIDSRDVNNNDDVDDETDIHFDSMWCNDEYMKLKDIVDISTPYLPNNSQIFSLQESTFPNRSASTKGDSSPHLANLLNMTKTRNNEKGSSMGESASAFNGYDEIVSRPYISLDMLHSNRDSNTGSNPSTNEKVEGESENSCPSDSDVEKNDSDYISPSKFRELVKTPQDLYDNKCLIKPHNYKLAYTKLLTCLRKKFLEESKVGQPDLAEVGNENQKQDLRHDLEIIIRSILERYAPIFVSLTSNMIGEDLLLQEVTLQRALLDLENMAKLVSCTPICIWRRSGEICFVSNEFYSLTGFNKNVILDRTSFIYEFLDHKSVSNYFQIFNELLAFGYNDINKRRKLLMLNASSSTISQITEEFSFTTDGKAIFTKCNLLLSNGFYLKCACCWTVKRDSFNIPILVMGQFLPIFDID, encoded by the coding sequence ATGACTAAGAAACTCCCCTCAGAGCTGAAACAAACAAGAAAGTCTATTCAGACAGCTTGTGAGTTCTGTCATACCAAACATATACAATGTGACGTGGGAAGACCATGTCAAAACTGTTTGAAAAGAGGTATTGAGAATTTTTGTAGAgataagaagagaaaatcaagaaaacgGGTAGAGAAGCATAGGATACAGATGCAGCCATCTTCGGTAAAAAGTCAGGCAGTACATAGTGTGCCGTCGAAGACGGTATCACCTTCCAGCGTACATTTGGAGTTCAAGGCGCCGCCCCTTGTGGAACAACGGGATTTATTACCCTCAGATGTAAGTAAACTCAGGAATACACCTAGTCATTCTACAAATATCCAGTACACGTACAACATAAATGATAATGTTCAAAGCAATGAATTCATACCCCGCATAACGAACTTTAATACGAATGACGGTCAGACTGCGTCAGAAGATATCTCCAATAATACATCAGCTCCACAACCAGTACACTTAGTTAATGACCCTCTCATACCCACCATACGGAAAAGCACTCTCAATTTAAAGtctcattttttggaaCAGCATAAAGCCATGCAGCAACCGCTGGCTGCCGCTTGTATGGTTACCACCACTAACATTCCCGTGCATCCTGAAATAGACTCTCGCGATGTTAATAATAACGATGATGTCGACGATGAAACTGATATTCATTTTGATAGTATGTGGTGCAATGACGAGTACATGAAACTGAAAGATATAGTGGATATTTCAACGCCATACCTACCAAATAACTCTCAAATTTTCTCACTCCAAGAATCGACATTCCCCAATCGTAGTGCATCTACGAAGGGAGATTCCTCTCCGCATTTAGCGaatcttttgaatatgACAAAAACTAggaataatgaaaaagggTCCTCCATGGGTGAGTCTGCTTCTGCCTTTAACGGATATGATGAAATTGTATCTAGGCCCTATATCTCATTGGATATGTTGCACTCTAACCGCGATTCAAATACCGGCTCAAACCCCTCAACTAATGAGAAAGTGGAAGGGGAAAGTGAGAATTCTTGTCCCTCTGATTCAGATGTCGAAAAGAATGATAGTGATTATATATCACCTTCAAAGTTTCGTGAATTAGTAAAGACTCCCCAGGACTTATACGACAACAAATGTTTGATCAAACCTCATAATTACAAGCTTGCGTATACCAAACTCCTTACCtgtttgagaaaaaaatttcttgagGAATCCAAAGTTGGCCAACCTGATTTAGCAGAGGTTGGAAacgaaaatcaaaagcAAGACTTAAGACATGATTTAGAGATTATAATACGATCTATATTAGAGCGATATGCtccaatttttgtttcattaACTTCCAACATGATTGGAGAAGATTTGTTACTACAGGAAGTTACATTACAGAGGGCATTATTAGATTTGGAGAACATGGCAAAATTAGTAAGTTGTACACCAATATGTATCTGGAGAAGATCAGGTGAGATTTGTTTTGTTAGCAATGAATTTTATTCTTTAACGGGATTTAATAAGAATGTAATATTGGATCGGACTTCATTTATCTATGAATTTCTGGATCACAAAAGtgtttcaaattattttcaaatttttaaCGAACTGCTGGCATTTGGTTACaatgatatcaataaaagGAGAAAACTACTGATGCTGAATGCATCGTCCTCAACTATATCCCAGATTACTGAGgagttttcttttacaaCTGATGGAAAAGCCATCTTCACTAAATGCAACCTATTATTAAGTAACGGCTTTTATCTGAAGTGTGCCTGTTGCTGGACGGTAAAGAGAGATTCTTTCAATATACCAATTCTTGTGATGGGCCAATTCTTGCCAATTTTTGACATTGACTAA